A genome region from Eschrichtius robustus isolate mEscRob2 chromosome 4, mEscRob2.pri, whole genome shotgun sequence includes the following:
- the LOC137763697 gene encoding growth-regulated protein homolog alpha-like produces MARAATPATARLLRAALLFLLLVAAGRRAAGAPVVTELRCRCLQTLQGIHFKNIQSVQVTPPGPHCGQTEVVATLKTGQEVCLNPEAPMVKKIINKMLNKDSSS; encoded by the exons ATGGCCCGCGCCGCGACCCCCGCCACTGCCCGGCTCCTCCGCGCCGCGCTGCTGTTCCTGCTCCTGGTGGCCGCCGGCCGGCGCGCAGCAG GGGCGCCTGTGGTCACCGAACTGCGCTGCCGGTGCCTGCAGACCTTGCAGGGGATTCACTTCAAGAACATCCAGAGCGTGCAGGTGACGCCCCCGGGACCCCACTGCGGCCAAACGGAAGTCGT agCCACTCTCAAGACTGGTCAGGAAGTTTGTCTCAACCCTGAAGCTCCCAtggttaaaaaaatcatcaataaGATGCTAAACAA GGACAGCTCCAGCTGA